A stretch of the Larimichthys crocea isolate SSNF chromosome IX, L_crocea_2.0, whole genome shotgun sequence genome encodes the following:
- the LOC104934687 gene encoding C3a anaphylatoxin chemotactic receptor: MDFDYVEYTDYTPGNETENNFTTDGVLHFSTTQTPLTRVLVAVNIIISVIGLGGNSLVIWICGWKMKRTVITIWYVSLAISDFLFCACLPLEVFYMITSHWPFGEVLCKLISSALFLNMYSSVFLLVLISTDRCIMVSFPVWAHNHRTVGKASAVVALMWVLSALLTLPSLIFRKTTIHDSVTQCYTDYTSHTQGSGAIHKAVALTRFICGFLIPFLMIVFCCSVLAVKLRSLTIRSTKPYKVMVALILSFFFCWVPYHCFVLLELDLKNQSLEVLKTGLKVGATLAAANSFISPVLYVFIGNDFKQTLKRSFTSRFEEAMAEDFRTGLNHSRSKSMEVI; the protein is encoded by the coding sequence ATGGATTTTGATTACGTTGAATACACCGATTACACTCCAGGCAATGAAACAGAGAACAACTTCACCACAGATGGAGTATTGCATTTCAGTACCACTCAGACTCCTCTGACTCGTGTTCTGGTGGCAGTTAATATCATTATATCTGTTATTGGCCTTGGAGGAAATTCATTAGTGATCTGGATCTGTGGATGGAAGATGAAGAGAACTGTCATCACCATATGGTACGTCAGTCTGGCCATTTCAGACTTTTTGTTCTGTGCCTGTCTGCCATTGGAAGTATTCTACATGATCACCTCACACTGGCCTTTCGGAGAGGTCTTGTGCAAGCTCATCTCCTCCGCACTGTTTCTCAACATGTacagcagtgtgtttctgttggttCTCATCAGCACAGATCGCTGTATAATGGTTTCATTTCCTGTGTGGGCTCATAATCACCGGACAGTGGGGAAAGCATCTGCAGTCGTTGCCCTAATGTGGGTCCTTTCTGCACTCCTTACGTTGCCTTCGCTGATCTTTAGAAAAACCACAATCCATGATTCGGTCACTCAGTGCTACACGGATTACACGAGCCATACACAAGGCAGTGGTGCCATACACAAGGCTGTGGCGCTGACTCGATTCATCTGCGGGTTCCTCATTCCTTTCCTCATGATTGtcttctgctgctctgtgcttgCTGTGAAGCTGAGAAGTTTGACCATTAGGTCAACGAAGCCTTACAAAGTAATGGTGGCGCTCATCTTgtcatttttcttctgttggGTCCCCTATCATTGCTTTGTTCTTTTAGAGTTAGACTTGAAAAACCAAAGCCTGGAAGTACTTAAAACTGGCCTGAAGGTGGGCGCCACCCTGGCTGCAGCAAACAGCTTCATATCCCCTGTTCTCTATGTGTTCATTGGTAATGATTTCAAACAAACCCTAAAGCGGTCTTTCACATCAAGGTTTGAGGAGGCAATGGCGGAGGATTTCCGTACAGGTTTAAATCACTCAAGGTCTAAGTCAATGGAAGTTATCTAA